Proteins from one Bradyrhizobium amphicarpaeae genomic window:
- the glyA gene encoding serine hydroxymethyltransferase, which translates to MTFAKTASAPDSFFTASLEQADPEIAAAIKGELGRQRHEVELIASENIVSRAVLEAQGSVMTNKYAEGYPGARYYGGCEWVDVAENLAIDRAKKLFGAKFANVQPNSGSQMNQAVFLALLQPGDTFMGLDLAAGGHLTHGSPVNMSGKWFKAAHYTVRREDQIIDMDAVARQAEEVKPKLIVAGGSAYSRAWDFKRFREIADSVGAYLLVDMAHFAGLVAGGVHASPVPHAHITTTTTHKSLRGPRGGLMLWNDETLTKKFNSAIFPGLQGGPLMHVIAAKAVAFGEALRPDFKVYAKNVVENAKALAEAMKSHGFDIVSGGTDNHLMLVDLRPKGLKGNASEKALVRAAITCNKNGIPFDPESPFVTSGIRLGTPAATTRGFGVAEFQQVGGMIAEVLNAVAQSDDGKAPLVEAAIKERVKALTDRFPIYQ; encoded by the coding sequence ATGACCTTCGCCAAAACCGCCTCCGCGCCCGATTCGTTTTTCACCGCCTCGCTCGAGCAGGCCGACCCGGAAATCGCCGCCGCCATCAAGGGCGAGCTCGGCCGGCAGCGCCACGAGGTCGAGCTGATCGCCTCCGAGAACATCGTCAGCCGGGCCGTGCTGGAAGCGCAGGGTTCGGTGATGACCAACAAATACGCGGAAGGCTATCCGGGCGCGCGCTACTATGGCGGTTGTGAGTGGGTCGACGTCGCCGAGAACCTCGCGATCGACCGCGCCAAGAAGCTGTTCGGCGCCAAATTCGCCAACGTGCAGCCGAACTCCGGCAGCCAGATGAACCAGGCGGTGTTCCTGGCGCTGCTGCAGCCCGGCGACACCTTCATGGGCCTCGACCTCGCGGCCGGCGGCCATCTCACCCACGGCTCGCCCGTGAACATGAGCGGCAAGTGGTTCAAGGCCGCGCACTACACCGTGCGCCGCGAAGACCAGATCATCGACATGGATGCGGTCGCCAGGCAGGCCGAAGAGGTCAAGCCGAAGCTGATCGTGGCGGGCGGCTCGGCCTATTCGCGCGCCTGGGACTTCAAGCGTTTCCGCGAGATCGCCGATAGCGTCGGTGCGTATCTGCTGGTTGACATGGCGCACTTCGCAGGCCTCGTCGCCGGCGGCGTGCATGCCTCGCCGGTGCCGCATGCCCACATCACCACGACGACGACGCACAAATCGCTGCGCGGTCCGCGCGGCGGCCTGATGCTGTGGAATGACGAGACGCTGACCAAGAAGTTCAACTCGGCGATCTTCCCGGGGCTGCAGGGCGGTCCGCTGATGCACGTGATTGCGGCCAAGGCGGTCGCCTTCGGCGAGGCGCTGCGTCCGGACTTCAAGGTCTACGCCAAGAACGTCGTCGAGAACGCCAAGGCGCTGGCCGAAGCGATGAAGAGCCACGGCTTCGACATCGTCTCCGGCGGCACCGACAACCATCTGATGCTGGTCGATCTCAGGCCGAAGGGCCTGAAGGGCAACGCCTCGGAGAAGGCGCTGGTTCGCGCTGCCATCACCTGCAACAAGAATGGCATTCCGTTCGACCCCGAGTCGCCGTTCGTGACCTCCGGTATTCGTCTGGGCACCCCGGCGGCGACCACCCGCGGCTTCGGCGTCGCCGAATTCCAGCAGGTCGGCGGCATGATCGCCGAGGTCCTCAACGCGGTCGCGCAGTCCGACGACGGCAAGGCGCCGCTGGTCGAGGCCGCGATCAAGGAGCGGGTCAAGGCGCTCACCGACCGGTTCCCGATCTACCAGTAA
- the ldtR gene encoding transcriptional regulator LdtR, whose product MMKAVATAADTAERVSGQQGSVQSLYLEALTLVERLHRRLLDVIKDEFDRRGRADINSVQALLLYNIGDKELTAGELRTRGYYLGSNVSYNLKKLVELGFLDHQRSRVDRRSVRIRLTPQGQEVRRIVDALYQKHVKTVEQVGGISGEEFSTLNKSLHRLERFWTDQILYRL is encoded by the coding sequence ATGATGAAAGCCGTCGCAACTGCGGCAGATACCGCAGAGCGCGTCTCCGGCCAGCAGGGTTCGGTGCAGTCGCTCTATCTGGAAGCTTTGACTCTGGTGGAGCGGCTGCATCGCCGGCTGCTCGACGTGATCAAGGACGAATTCGATCGCCGCGGTCGCGCGGACATCAACTCGGTGCAGGCTCTCCTGCTCTACAACATCGGCGACAAGGAGCTGACCGCGGGCGAGCTGCGCACGCGCGGCTACTATCTCGGCTCCAACGTCTCCTACAATCTGAAGAAGCTCGTCGAACTCGGCTTCCTCGATCATCAGCGCTCGCGCGTCGATCGCCGCTCGGTGCGCATCCGCCTGACCCCGCAGGGCCAGGAAGTCCGCCGCATCGTCGATGCGCTCTACCAGAAGCACGTCAAGACCGTGGAGCAGGTCGGCGGCATCTCGGGCGAGGAGTTCTCGACCCTCAACAAGTCGCTGCACCGCCTCGAGCGGTTCTGGACCGACCAGATCCTGTATCGTCTCTGA
- a CDS encoding DUF6163 family protein, with amino-acid sequence MSEITTRDAARDGSPRDAVRDSARDSAMSVAAISSERPESDDNVWTRRLVLFLRVMALLSILKGLYHWAQVTGFVGGEDEAFENQSMAWQAATVYFAVIELVAAVGLWLATPWGAVVWLTTVVSMAVIELMFPGIYGGSLIVVGVEAFMLAAYLALAWMAARERPP; translated from the coding sequence GCCCGCGACGGCAGCCCCAGGGACGCCGTCAGAGACAGTGCCAGAGACAGCGCGATGTCGGTGGCCGCGATCTCCTCGGAGCGCCCGGAGTCCGACGACAATGTCTGGACGCGGCGGCTCGTGCTGTTCCTGCGGGTGATGGCGCTGCTTTCGATCCTGAAGGGCCTCTATCACTGGGCGCAGGTGACGGGCTTCGTCGGCGGCGAGGACGAGGCGTTCGAGAACCAGTCGATGGCCTGGCAGGCCGCCACCGTCTATTTCGCCGTGATCGAGCTCGTCGCCGCGGTCGGCCTGTGGCTGGCGACGCCGTGGGGCGCGGTGGTGTGGCTCACGACCGTGGTGTCGATGGCCGTGATCGAGCTGATGTTCCCGGGAATCTACGGCGGCAGCCTGATCGTCGTCGGCGTCGAGGCCTTCATGCTCGCGGCCTATCTCGCGCTCGCCTGGATGGCCGCGCGCGAACGGCCGCCATAG